In Paludibaculum fermentans, the genomic stretch TTCGAAGCGCTTGCGTGTGCGCTGCCTCATTTTGCGTAGCCAAGGATCTGATCCCCTTTGCGTTTGAAAATCCGGGTGAGTTTCTCGCGCAACTGCAGGCGCGCGCGCAGCAAGCGGCTTTTCACAGCTGCTATTGATAGACCGAGTACTTCAGCGGTCTCCTCCGTGCTGAGTTCTTCGACGTCGCGAAGAATAAAAACCGTCCGGAAGATCGGTTTGAGGCTGTCGATTGCTTTGTCCAGGATTTCGCGCATCTCTTCCTGGCTGTATTTCTGCTCGGGAGTGTCATCCCAAACCGCGATCTCGCGCACGATCGGTTCCTCTTCCGTTTCGATGTTTTCATCGAGCGAAACGGTTCGATCACTTTTGCGCTTTCTGAGCTTCATCAAGCTCTCGTTCACCGCGATTCTGGTCAACCAGGTATAGAATTTGGACTGACCCTGGAAGGAATCGAGATGCTCGAAGGCCTTGAGAAACGTCTCCTGGAGGACATCTTCTGCGTCCTCATCGTTCTGGGTAATCTGCCGCGCCATGCGGTAGACGCGCCGTTCGTATTTCGAAATCAGCTCGCCGAATGCCGCGGCATCGCCGCGTCGAGCCCGATCCACCAAGGGCTGTTCGGCGGATATGGCATCACTTACTACAGCGGACTGGGTAGGTTCGCCTTCCATAGTGTGGGCTCCGAATCTTAAAGGATAGCAGTGAACCGGACCTGATGCTGTGTCATGATAGGCTGGAATTTACCCCTTTAGGACAATGAGCAGCACCATTACGATCACGTTGCCGGATGGCAGCCAAAAGGCGGTGCCCCAGGGCACGACGCCGTTGGATGTGGCGCGTTCGATCGGCCAGCGTTTGGCCGACGACGCGGTGGTGGCTCGCGTGGACGGGACCCTCTGGGACCTGACGCGGCCACTCGAAGGAGACACTACCCTCGAGATTCTCACTTCGAAGAACGAAGAAGCCCTCGAGGTCTACCGCCACTCCACTGCCCACCTGCTGGCCGCGGCGGTTCTGGAACTGTACCCCGAGACCAAGCTTGGCATCGGACCGCCCATCAAGGACGGCTTCTACTACGACTTCGACCGGCCTTCGCCCTTCACTCCAGACGATCTGGAAAAGATCGAGGCGAAGATGCGGGAGATCCGCGATCGCGGCCTGCCGTACGAACGCCAGCTTGTCCCTAAGGCCGAAGGCCTGGCCAAGTACAAGGAACTCGGCGAGCCGATGAAGTGTGAGCTGATCGAGGAACGCGCCGGGGACATCTTCAGCGAGTACACCCTGGGTCCGCAGTTCATCGACTTCTGCCGCGGCCCGCACGTCCCCACCACCAAGCGCATTAAGGCCTTTAAACTTTTGTCGATCGCCGGTGCCTATTGGAAGGGCGACGAGAAGCGGCAGCAGCTCCAGCGCATCTACGGCACGGCCTGGTTCTCCCAGAAGGATCTGGACGACCACCTGCACAAGCTGGAAGAGGCGAAGAAGCGCGACCACCGCCTGCTGGGCAAGCAGCTCGACCTCATCTCCATCCAGGAACTGGCCGGCCCCGGCCTGATCTTCTTCCACCCCAAGGGCGCACTCGTGCGCAAGCTGCTGGAAGACTGGATGCGCGACCAATACTTGAAGCGCGGCTACTCCATCGTCAACACGCCGCACGTCATGCGCGAACAGCTCTGGGCCACGTCGGGCCACCTCGGGCACTACGTGGACAACATGTACGCGGCCATGGAGCTGGACGACGCCCGTTACCGGCTGAAGCCGATGAACTGCCCGGGCCACATCCTCATCTACCGCGACCGGCAGCGCAGCTACCGCGACCTGCCTATCCGGCTGGGTGAACTGGGCACGGTGTACCGCTACGAACGCTCGGGCACGCTGCACGGCCTGTTCCGTGTACGCGGCTTCACGCAGGACGATGCCCACATCTTCTGCCGGCCCGACCAGATCGAAGACGAGATCGTGAACTGCCTGGAATTCGCCTTCGACGTGCTGAAGACCTACGGGTTCGACCGCTACCAGGCGGAGATCTCCACCTGGGATGGAGGCGCCAGCGGAAAGTACGTCGGCACCCCGGACCAGTGGGCATTGGCGGAGAACGCCCTGAAGGTCGCCGTGGAACGCGTGGGCCTGAAGGCCAGCGTGATTCCCGACGAAGCGGCATTCTATGGCCCGAAGATCGACGTGAAGCTTCTGGACGCGCTCGACCGGCCCTGGCAGCTTTCCACCGTACAGTTCGACTTCACGCTGCCAGAGCGGTTTGAGCTCGAATATGTCGGCGAAGACGGCGGCAAGCACCAGCCGCTGATGGTGCATCGCGCCCTCTATGGCAGCGTCGAGCGGTTCTTCGGCATCCTGCTGGAGCACTATGCCGGCGCCTTCCCCATCTGGCTGTCGCCGGTGCAGGTGGTTGTCCTGCCCATCGCCGACCGCCACGCCGAATATGCGAAACAGGTGGAAGCCAAACTCCAGGCCGCCGGCCTGCGAGTGGAAGTGGACGCGCGCAGCGAGAAGGTGAACTACAAGATCCGCGAAGCCCAACTTCAGAAGATCCCGTTCATGCTCGTCGTGGGCGATCGCGAAGCCGCCGACGGCAAGGTGGCTGTGCGCACCCGCAAGGGTGGCGACCTCGGCGCCAAGCTGGTGGATGAAGTGGTGGCCGAGATCGCTCAGCTTGTAGAGTCGAAGGCCGTGACAGAGTAGGCGGCCGCCCGCCGGTGTCTTGATGTCCTGGATACCCACGATCCTCCTCGGCTGTTTGCTGGCGGGGTCGTGGGTTTTCTGCGTACTGACCGTCATTGCCGCCGTCCGGTACCGCCGGGTGCGCCCACCCGCACTCCTCAGCTGCGAACCGATCTCCATCCTCAAACCGCTGCACGGCCTCGACGAGGGGCTGGAGGAGAACCTGCGCACCTTCTTCTCGCAGGATTATCCCGACTACGAAATACTCTTTGCGGCACGCGAGGCGTCCGATCCGGCCCTGGCCCTGGTGGAGCGGCTACGGTTGGATTACCCGGATATCCCGGTGCGCGTGTTCGTCACCGGCGAACCACCTTACCCCAATGCGAAGGTCTTCAGCCTCCAGTTGATGATGGCCGAGGCCGCGCATGACCTGCTGGTGATGAGCGACAGTGACATCCGCGTCTCGCCGTTGATGCTGCGCACGCTGGCCGCGGAGTTCCAGGATCCGAACCTCGGTGTCGCAACCTGCCCCTACCGGGCCGTACCCGGCGGAAGCTTGTGGTCGGTGCTGGAAGCGATCGGCATGAACACCGAGTTTTGGGGTGGGGCCATCACCGCGCGCATGGTGGAAGGCGGCGTGAAGTTCGCTGTCGGCCCGACGATCGCAGCGCGCCGCTCGGTAATTCAAGCTGTCGGCGGGTGGGAGCGCCTGAGCCAATATCTGGCGGAAGACTTCGTCCTTGGGCAGTTCGCAGCCGCGGCCGGGTATGGCGTAATTCTCTCTTCCTTCGTGATCGAGCACCGCATCGGCACCCAGGAACTGCGCGCCAACTTCGCGCACAGGTTGCGCTGGAACCGGTCGACGCGGAGGTCGCGGCCGGCCGGCTATGTGGGCCAGGTCTTCACCAACCCGCTGCCGATCGCCCTGCTCCTCCTGCTGCTATACCCGGAAAGCTGGCCCGCGGCGGTGCTCACCTGCCTATTGCGCGCTGCAGCCGCGTTCATCGTGTCTGAAGGTGTTTTGAGGGATCCGCTATGCCGAACCTGGTGGCCCCTTATCTTCTGGCAGGACCTGCTGAGCAGCGTGTTCTGGGTCGCCGGCTTCTTCGGCAACACCATCCTCTGGCGCAACCGGCGGTATCGTTTGCTGCCCGACGGGCGGTTCGAACTAATCGGCTATCCTGCGACGGACCCCTCTCGACGCTAAGCGTGCACGGACATCCCTTATCACGGGTATTGTCAATGAGATATAAATGAGACAAGATCGGCAAGGGTGTAACTCGTAATGAGCAGGGAAACCCGGATTCAGACTGAAGATCCGCTGCAGGAGGAGGTAGGAAACTCCTCATTCAGCCTCGCGCGCGTCTTTGAAGCGCCGAGGCGGACGATTGTCGTCTGGACTCTGGCCATTTCGCTGTTCATCATCCTGCTGGACGGCTGGATCGACACCAACGTTTCCATCGGCATCCTGTACCTGATTCCGATGCTGCTGGTGTCGTTTATCCTCAGCCGGTTTCAGATTCTGTGCCTGGCCTTGGTCTACTCCCTGCTGAAGGAGCACTTGTCTCCATTCGGCTGGGAATTGGAATCCATCGCGCGCATCGGGTACGCCTTCATCGGCTTCGCCGGGGCCGGGTTGTTCGCCAATGAAGTGGTGCGGAGCAGGCGCATGGCCCTGCAGTACTCCCGCGAACTGCAGGAGCAGATCCAGCGCCGCAAGGAAGCCGAAAACCAGATGCTGACGCTGATCGAGTCGAGTCCGGCTGCGATCATCACGCTGGATGCGGAAGGCCGCGTCGACCTGGCCAACCAGGCGGCCCATGAGCTGCTGGTGGTCCCGATGGGCTCGCTCTACGGCGAACGTATCCGCAAGTACCTGCCAGTGATGGCGGACCTGCTGCAGGCGACGGACGGCGACCTGCCTTACCGGACGGCCACCAATGCGCGGGGACGGCGCGCGAACGGCGAATCGTTCCTGGCCTGCGTGTGGTTCGCCACTTACCCGACACGGGCCGGCAAGCGGCTGGCCGCGATTATTACGGACGCCTCGGACGATCTCCGCGACTGGCAGGAGACCAGCCTTCAGAACCTGCTGCGCAGCACCCGTGTCCTGGTAGGCTCCGTCTCGCACGAAATCCGCAACGTTTGCGCCGCGATTTCCGTCGTGCACGCCAATCTGGGACGCATTCCCGGCGTCGACAAAAGCGAGGATTACACGGCCCTGGGCACGCTGGCCCAGGGTCTGGCCCGCCTGGCGACTGTGGAATTGCACTCCGCCGGCGACCAGGAGTTGAGCACCTCCAGCCTGGAGACCCTGCTCGAGGAGTTTCGCATCGTCGTCGAACCCACCCTGGACGCTGAGGAGATTGAACTGGAACTGGAAATCCCGGAGAACCTCCCTCCGGTGGTGGGCGACCATCATGGACTGCTGCAGGTCTTTCTCAACCTCTCGCGCAACAGCGTGCGGGCGATGGAACACTCAGACCAGCGCCGGATGAGGATCGACGTCCAGGTGAGCGGGCACACGGTGGAAGTCCGATTCAGGGATTCCGGACCGGGCGTCAAAAATCCAGACAGATTATTTCAGGCCTTCCAGCAAGGTGCGGACGCAGTGGGCCTGGGACTCTTCGTTTCGCGGGCCATTGTCCGGGCCAACGAGGGAGAGTTGTACCATGAACCATCCGAGTCGGGTTGCACCATGTGTGTGCGTTTGAAACCGCACCTCACACCTGACCAGGCTGGTGACTTGCAGAACACGGAGATCACGGCATGACCAATATTTTGTTAGTCGACGACCATGCGCTGTTTCGCGAGAGTCTCGCGAGGCTGCTGTCCGCTGAATCGGAAGTCCGTGTGGCGGCCCAATGCGCCACCGTCGAGGAGGCGCTGCAGATTCTGGAGTCGAATTCATACGACCTGATTCTGCTCGACTACGAATTGGGGGACCGGCGGGGCAACGAAGTCGTCGCCGCCATCCGGCAGAAGAACTACTCCGGAAAGGTCCTGGTGGTCACCGTCGGTGTTACCCGGGCGGAACTGCGCCAATTGATGAATCATGGCGTCAGCGGCGTGTTCCTGAAGAACAACTCTCCAGATCTGCTGATGCAGGCCATCCAGACCGTGATGCGCGGGGAAACCTG encodes the following:
- a CDS encoding ATP-binding protein, which gives rise to MSRETRIQTEDPLQEEVGNSSFSLARVFEAPRRTIVVWTLAISLFIILLDGWIDTNVSIGILYLIPMLLVSFILSRFQILCLALVYSLLKEHLSPFGWELESIARIGYAFIGFAGAGLFANEVVRSRRMALQYSRELQEQIQRRKEAENQMLTLIESSPAAIITLDAEGRVDLANQAAHELLVVPMGSLYGERIRKYLPVMADLLQATDGDLPYRTATNARGRRANGESFLACVWFATYPTRAGKRLAAIITDASDDLRDWQETSLQNLLRSTRVLVGSVSHEIRNVCAAISVVHANLGRIPGVDKSEDYTALGTLAQGLARLATVELHSAGDQELSTSSLETLLEEFRIVVEPTLDAEEIELELEIPENLPPVVGDHHGLLQVFLNLSRNSVRAMEHSDQRRMRIDVQVSGHTVEVRFRDSGPGVKNPDRLFQAFQQGADAVGLGLFVSRAIVRANEGELYHEPSESGCTMCVRLKPHLTPDQAGDLQNTEITA
- the thrS gene encoding threonine--tRNA ligase produces the protein MSSTITITLPDGSQKAVPQGTTPLDVARSIGQRLADDAVVARVDGTLWDLTRPLEGDTTLEILTSKNEEALEVYRHSTAHLLAAAVLELYPETKLGIGPPIKDGFYYDFDRPSPFTPDDLEKIEAKMREIRDRGLPYERQLVPKAEGLAKYKELGEPMKCELIEERAGDIFSEYTLGPQFIDFCRGPHVPTTKRIKAFKLLSIAGAYWKGDEKRQQLQRIYGTAWFSQKDLDDHLHKLEEAKKRDHRLLGKQLDLISIQELAGPGLIFFHPKGALVRKLLEDWMRDQYLKRGYSIVNTPHVMREQLWATSGHLGHYVDNMYAAMELDDARYRLKPMNCPGHILIYRDRQRSYRDLPIRLGELGTVYRYERSGTLHGLFRVRGFTQDDAHIFCRPDQIEDEIVNCLEFAFDVLKTYGFDRYQAEISTWDGGASGKYVGTPDQWALAENALKVAVERVGLKASVIPDEAAFYGPKIDVKLLDALDRPWQLSTVQFDFTLPERFELEYVGEDGGKHQPLMVHRALYGSVERFFGILLEHYAGAFPIWLSPVQVVVLPIADRHAEYAKQVEAKLQAAGLRVEVDARSEKVNYKIREAQLQKIPFMLVVGDREAADGKVAVRTRKGGDLGAKLVDEVVAEIAQLVESKAVTE
- a CDS encoding RNA polymerase sigma factor, with the protein product MEGEPTQSAVVSDAISAEQPLVDRARRGDAAAFGELISKYERRVYRMARQITQNDEDAEDVLQETFLKAFEHLDSFQGQSKFYTWLTRIAVNESLMKLRKRKSDRTVSLDENIETEEEPIVREIAVWDDTPEQKYSQEEMREILDKAIDSLKPIFRTVFILRDVEELSTEETAEVLGLSIAAVKSRLLRARLQLREKLTRIFKRKGDQILGYAK
- the hpnI gene encoding bacteriohopanetetrol glucosamine biosynthesis glycosyltransferase HpnI: MSWIPTILLGCLLAGSWVFCVLTVIAAVRYRRVRPPALLSCEPISILKPLHGLDEGLEENLRTFFSQDYPDYEILFAAREASDPALALVERLRLDYPDIPVRVFVTGEPPYPNAKVFSLQLMMAEAAHDLLVMSDSDIRVSPLMLRTLAAEFQDPNLGVATCPYRAVPGGSLWSVLEAIGMNTEFWGGAITARMVEGGVKFAVGPTIAARRSVIQAVGGWERLSQYLAEDFVLGQFAAAAGYGVILSSFVIEHRIGTQELRANFAHRLRWNRSTRRSRPAGYVGQVFTNPLPIALLLLLLYPESWPAAVLTCLLRAAAAFIVSEGVLRDPLCRTWWPLIFWQDLLSSVFWVAGFFGNTILWRNRRYRLLPDGRFELIGYPATDPSRR
- a CDS encoding response regulator transcription factor, whose protein sequence is MTNILLVDDHALFRESLARLLSAESEVRVAAQCATVEEALQILESNSYDLILLDYELGDRRGNEVVAAIRQKNYSGKVLVVTVGVTRAELRQLMNHGVSGVFLKNNSPDLLMQAIQTVMRGETWMDPKYTSNVGETATGEAARRARFTERDRMVLRGVFEGLANKEIADRLHVSESAIKASLQQLFSKTGVRTRSQLVRVALEHYRRELL